Proteins from a single region of Rhipicephalus sanguineus isolate Rsan-2018 chromosome 5, BIME_Rsan_1.4, whole genome shotgun sequence:
- the LOC119393528 gene encoding sex peptide receptor isoform X1, whose amino-acid sequence MTKADEDIIMDYDSGAYHGACIAKIMDNYTNLTDDYNYTNLIPLAEQIPMLVNLTNRGPPIEFALPLLGYAMPALLVVTIIANTFVVVVLAQRHMRTPTNIVLLGMAVCDMMTLLIPSPWFFYIYTLGNYATVLGPSSTCYAYNSMNEVIPNAFHTASVWLTLVLAGQRYFYVCHPTTAVTWCTVPRVLRTVCWVGFIAFAHQLPRFLDTVFIDVRFKWQGEVHYGCQMLVAEWVTQIFTAKAYFIAYYAFKVIFVNIGPCTVLVVLNILLFRALKRAQEKRAKLLKENRKSECKKLRDSNCTTMMLIVVVTVFLAVEIPLAVTIVLHVLINAFKVQLVSYYVLNITLLFTNFFLMLSYPVNFAIYCGMSKQFRKTFKDLFIMGTFVNKTQGSSRYSLVNGPRTVTNETIL is encoded by the coding sequence AAATCATGGACAACTACACCAACCTGACGGACGATTACAACTACACCAACCTGATTCCACTGGCCGAACAGATTCCCATGTTGGTGAATCTTACGAACCGAGGCCCACCGATCGAGTTCGCCCTGCCGCTGCTCGGATACGCCATGCCAGCGCTCCTGGTGGTGACCATCATCGCCAACACGTTCGTCGTGGTCGTCCTGGCACAGCGTCACATGCGGACACCCACCAACATTGTCTTGCTGGGAATGGCCGTCTGCGACATGATGACACTCCTGATACCGTCTCCGTGGTTCTTCTACATTTACACACTGGGAAACTACGCCACCGTGCTCGGCCCTTCGTCCACATGCTACGCCTACAACAGCATGAACGAGGTGATCCCGAACGCGTTTCACACGGCCTCTGTCTGGCTGACGCTAGTGCTGGCTGGACAGCGCTACTTCTATGTCTGTCATCCGACCACAGCGGTCACCTGGTGCACCGTACCGCGCGTATTGCGGACAGTGTGCTGGGTTGGCTTTATCGCGTTCGCGCACCAGCTGCCGCGCTTCCTCGACACGGTGTTCATAGACGTGCGCTTCAAGTGGCAAGGTGAAGTGCACTACGGCTGCCAAATGCTGGTCGCCGAATGGGTCACACAGATCTTCACCGCGAAGGCTTACTTCATCGCCTACTACGCCTTCAAGGTAATCTTCGTCAACATCGGGCCCTGCACCGTGCTCGTGGTGCTCAACATCCTGCTGTTCCGCGCCCTCAAGCGCGCTCAAGAGAAGCGTGCCAAGCTGCTCAAGGAGAACCGCAAGAGCGAGTGCAAGAAGCTGCGTGACAGCAACTGCACCACCATGATGCTCATTGTCGTGGTGACCGTGTTTCTGGCTGTCGAGATACCGCTCGCCGTGACCATCGTGCTGCACGTGCTGATAAACGCGTTCAAGGTGCAGCTTGTCTCGTATTACGTTCTCAACATCACGCTGCTCTTCACCAACTTCTTCCTCATGCTGAGCTACCCGGTGAACTTTGCCATCTACTGTGGTATGAGCAAGCAGTTCCGGAAGACGTTCAAGGATCTCTTCATTATGGGCACGTTCGTCAACAAGACCCAGGGTTCGTCGCGTTACTCGCTGGTCAACGGGCCCCGCACAGTGACGAACGAGACCATACTGTGA
- the LOC119393528 gene encoding sex peptide receptor isoform X2 yields the protein MTKADEDIIMDYDSEIMDNYTNLTDDYNYTNLIPLAEQIPMLVNLTNRGPPIEFALPLLGYAMPALLVVTIIANTFVVVVLAQRHMRTPTNIVLLGMAVCDMMTLLIPSPWFFYIYTLGNYATVLGPSSTCYAYNSMNEVIPNAFHTASVWLTLVLAGQRYFYVCHPTTAVTWCTVPRVLRTVCWVGFIAFAHQLPRFLDTVFIDVRFKWQGEVHYGCQMLVAEWVTQIFTAKAYFIAYYAFKVIFVNIGPCTVLVVLNILLFRALKRAQEKRAKLLKENRKSECKKLRDSNCTTMMLIVVVTVFLAVEIPLAVTIVLHVLINAFKVQLVSYYVLNITLLFTNFFLMLSYPVNFAIYCGMSKQFRKTFKDLFIMGTFVNKTQGSSRYSLVNGPRTVTNETIL from the coding sequence AAATCATGGACAACTACACCAACCTGACGGACGATTACAACTACACCAACCTGATTCCACTGGCCGAACAGATTCCCATGTTGGTGAATCTTACGAACCGAGGCCCACCGATCGAGTTCGCCCTGCCGCTGCTCGGATACGCCATGCCAGCGCTCCTGGTGGTGACCATCATCGCCAACACGTTCGTCGTGGTCGTCCTGGCACAGCGTCACATGCGGACACCCACCAACATTGTCTTGCTGGGAATGGCCGTCTGCGACATGATGACACTCCTGATACCGTCTCCGTGGTTCTTCTACATTTACACACTGGGAAACTACGCCACCGTGCTCGGCCCTTCGTCCACATGCTACGCCTACAACAGCATGAACGAGGTGATCCCGAACGCGTTTCACACGGCCTCTGTCTGGCTGACGCTAGTGCTGGCTGGACAGCGCTACTTCTATGTCTGTCATCCGACCACAGCGGTCACCTGGTGCACCGTACCGCGCGTATTGCGGACAGTGTGCTGGGTTGGCTTTATCGCGTTCGCGCACCAGCTGCCGCGCTTCCTCGACACGGTGTTCATAGACGTGCGCTTCAAGTGGCAAGGTGAAGTGCACTACGGCTGCCAAATGCTGGTCGCCGAATGGGTCACACAGATCTTCACCGCGAAGGCTTACTTCATCGCCTACTACGCCTTCAAGGTAATCTTCGTCAACATCGGGCCCTGCACCGTGCTCGTGGTGCTCAACATCCTGCTGTTCCGCGCCCTCAAGCGCGCTCAAGAGAAGCGTGCCAAGCTGCTCAAGGAGAACCGCAAGAGCGAGTGCAAGAAGCTGCGTGACAGCAACTGCACCACCATGATGCTCATTGTCGTGGTGACCGTGTTTCTGGCTGTCGAGATACCGCTCGCCGTGACCATCGTGCTGCACGTGCTGATAAACGCGTTCAAGGTGCAGCTTGTCTCGTATTACGTTCTCAACATCACGCTGCTCTTCACCAACTTCTTCCTCATGCTGAGCTACCCGGTGAACTTTGCCATCTACTGTGGTATGAGCAAGCAGTTCCGGAAGACGTTCAAGGATCTCTTCATTATGGGCACGTTCGTCAACAAGACCCAGGGTTCGTCGCGTTACTCGCTGGTCAACGGGCCCCGCACAGTGACGAACGAGACCATACTGTGA